Proteins encoded in a region of the Isoalcanivorax pacificus W11-5 genome:
- a CDS encoding acyl-CoA dehydrogenase family protein: MSLFHDQEALDSIREGVRGLCANFSDAYWRDIDQQHAFPVDFVSAMTQAGWLAAMIPEEFGGSGLGLAEASVILEEVNRCGGNSGTIHGQMYNMFTLLKHGSAEQKQKFLPKLASGELRLQSMGVTEPTTGTDTTKIKTMAVKKGDKYVINGQKVWISRIQNSDLMILLARTTPLAEVKKKTEGMSIFLVDLHEAIGNGMTVQPIENMVHHVTNELFFDNLEIPADSLIGEEGQGFRYILSGLNAERTLIAAECIGDGRWFIDKASRYAREREVFGRPIGQNQGVQFPIAEAHIEVEAADLMRWRACAEYDAGRNAGAEANMAKYLAAKASWEAANVCLQTHGGFGFACEYDVERKFRETRLYQVAPISTNLILSYVSEHLLGLPRSF; the protein is encoded by the coding sequence ATGTCCCTGTTCCACGATCAAGAAGCGCTCGACAGCATCCGCGAAGGTGTGCGCGGCCTGTGTGCCAACTTCAGCGATGCCTACTGGCGCGATATCGACCAGCAGCACGCGTTCCCGGTGGATTTCGTCTCCGCCATGACCCAGGCCGGCTGGCTGGCGGCGATGATCCCGGAAGAATTCGGCGGTTCCGGCCTGGGCCTGGCGGAAGCGTCGGTGATCCTCGAAGAAGTGAACCGGTGTGGCGGCAACTCCGGCACCATTCACGGCCAGATGTACAACATGTTCACGCTGCTCAAGCACGGTTCGGCAGAACAGAAGCAAAAATTCCTGCCGAAACTCGCCAGCGGTGAACTGCGCCTGCAATCCATGGGCGTGACCGAACCGACCACCGGCACCGACACCACCAAGATCAAGACCATGGCGGTGAAGAAAGGTGACAAGTACGTCATCAATGGCCAGAAAGTGTGGATCTCGCGCATCCAGAATTCCGACCTGATGATCCTGCTGGCACGCACCACCCCGCTGGCTGAGGTAAAGAAAAAAACCGAAGGCATGTCGATTTTCCTGGTCGACCTGCACGAGGCCATCGGCAACGGCATGACCGTGCAGCCGATCGAGAACATGGTGCACCACGTCACCAACGAGCTGTTCTTCGACAACCTGGAAATCCCGGCGGACAGCCTGATCGGCGAAGAAGGCCAGGGCTTCCGCTACATCCTCTCCGGTCTGAATGCCGAGCGCACCCTGATCGCCGCCGAGTGCATCGGCGACGGCCGCTGGTTTATCGACAAGGCCAGCCGCTACGCCCGCGAGCGCGAAGTGTTCGGTCGCCCGATCGGCCAGAACCAGGGCGTACAGTTCCCGATTGCCGAAGCGCATATCGAAGTGGAAGCCGCCGACCTGATGCGCTGGCGCGCCTGCGCCGAATACGATGCGGGCCGCAACGCGGGCGCAGAAGCGAACATGGCCAAGTACCTGGCCGCCAAAGCCTCCTGGGAAGCGGCCAACGTGTGCCTGCAGACCCACGGCGGTTTCGGTTTTGCCTGCGAATACGATGTCGAGCGCAAGTTCCGTGAAACGCGGCTGTATCAGGTGGCCCCCATCTCCACCAACCTGATCCTGTCGTATGTGTCCGAGCATCTGCTCGGCCTGCCGCGTTCGTTCTGA
- a CDS encoding class I adenylate-forming enzyme family protein, with protein MHHLIADMPVYAAPTATVFEDMPGKMRRLAIEQPDAPAVTDDHGTWTRRELMAQAHRIAHRLLACGLQRGDTVAVLAANSREYIALLTGTLAAGGCIVPLSGLATGETLALMIDDCDTRFLFCDRSYGENLPPLPGIPDGHRVLLDSDTDAHDALALPNWLGDAADTAPDIQLTEDDAFNIIYSSGTTGRPKGIVHDHRLRTRQYDRFVKMGFVPGCVTLLATPIYSNTTMVALLPTLQGGGHVVLMSKFNAAGYLALAEQYRVTHTILIPVQYQRLLAEEAFDRTDLSSFKLKMSSGAPLRSPVIRDLVARWPGTLLEVYGMTEGGGSTVLNCTAFPDKWDSVGQAGEGTTLHVIDEQGNILPPNTAGELVGRGGTMMRGYYKRPDQNEDIVWRDAEGQVYFRTGDMARIDEQGFVYLLDRRKDMILSGGFNIYAEDLEKVLASHDAVADVAVIAVPSDAWGETPYGIVVLKAGAQISADDLKHWANERLGKTQRLSALEFRDELPRNPLGKIMKRELRAPFWDNDV; from the coding sequence ATGCATCACCTCATCGCCGACATGCCGGTCTACGCCGCGCCCACCGCCACCGTTTTCGAAGACATGCCGGGCAAAATGCGCCGCCTGGCCATTGAGCAGCCGGACGCACCGGCGGTGACGGATGACCACGGCACCTGGACACGCCGCGAATTGATGGCGCAGGCGCATCGCATCGCCCACCGCCTGCTCGCCTGCGGCCTGCAACGCGGTGACACCGTGGCCGTGCTGGCCGCGAACAGCCGCGAATATATCGCGCTGCTGACCGGCACCCTGGCCGCCGGTGGCTGCATCGTGCCGTTATCCGGCCTCGCCACGGGCGAAACGCTGGCGCTGATGATTGATGACTGCGACACCCGCTTTTTGTTCTGCGACCGCAGCTACGGCGAAAACCTGCCGCCCCTGCCCGGCATCCCCGACGGGCATCGCGTACTGCTCGACAGTGATACCGACGCGCATGACGCCCTTGCCCTGCCGAACTGGCTCGGCGACGCCGCCGACACCGCACCCGATATACAGCTCACCGAAGACGACGCCTTCAATATCATCTACAGCTCCGGCACCACCGGCCGCCCGAAAGGCATCGTGCACGACCACCGCCTGCGCACGCGCCAGTATGATCGTTTCGTCAAAATGGGTTTTGTACCAGGCTGCGTCACCCTGCTGGCCACCCCGATCTATTCCAACACCACCATGGTGGCGTTGCTGCCGACGCTGCAGGGCGGTGGCCATGTGGTGCTGATGAGCAAATTCAATGCCGCAGGCTACCTGGCACTGGCGGAACAATACCGCGTCACGCACACCATCCTGATCCCGGTGCAATACCAGCGCCTGCTGGCCGAGGAGGCGTTTGATCGCACGGACCTGTCGTCCTTCAAACTGAAAATGTCATCCGGTGCACCGTTGCGGTCACCGGTCATCCGTGATCTGGTCGCGCGCTGGCCCGGCACGCTGCTGGAAGTCTATGGCATGACCGAAGGCGGTGGCAGCACCGTGCTCAACTGCACTGCATTCCCGGACAAATGGGATTCCGTCGGCCAGGCCGGCGAAGGCACGACACTGCATGTGATTGATGAACAGGGCAACATCCTGCCACCGAACACCGCCGGCGAACTGGTCGGCCGGGGCGGCACCATGATGCGCGGCTATTACAAGCGCCCGGACCAGAACGAGGATATCGTCTGGCGTGACGCAGAAGGCCAGGTGTATTTCCGTACCGGCGACATGGCGCGCATCGACGAGCAGGGTTTTGTCTATCTGCTGGATCGCCGCAAGGACATGATTCTTTCCGGCGGCTTCAACATCTACGCCGAAGACCTGGAAAAAGTGCTCGCCAGCCACGACGCCGTCGCCGACGTGGCCGTGATCGCCGTGCCCTCCGATGCCTGGGGTGAAACACCGTACGGCATCGTGGTGCTGAAAGCCGGTGCCCAGATCAGCGCGGACGATCTGAAACACTGGGCCAATGAACGCCTGGGCAAAACCCAGCGCCTGTCCGCGCTCGAATTCCGCGATGAACTGCCGCGCAACCCGCTCGGCAAGATCATGAAGCGTGAACTGCGCGCGCCCTTCTGGGACAACGACGTCTGA
- a CDS encoding CaiB/BaiF CoA transferase family protein, producing MSQATAPRPLDGITVISMEHAIAAPFCTRQLADLGARVIKVERPGVGDFARNYDERVNGLASHFVWTNRSKESLTLDLKQGDATVILDQLLADADVLVQNLAPGAAARMGLSFDALHERFPQLIVCDISGYGVGGSYQDKKAYDLLIQSEAGFLSVTGTQDDMAKAGNSIADIAAGMYAYTSILSALLLRGKTGKGSAIDVSMLESLVEWMNYPLYYAFENASPPPRTGAAHATIYPYGPFGTGDGQTVMLGLQNEREWALFCEKVLQQAALTTDDRFSSNSKRVANREALRALIDETFSGLTAAQVIARLDDAQIANAHVNDMHGVWAHPQLRERQRWTTIGSPAGDIPALLPPGTSNAWTPRMDPVPGLGEHNQHILRDLGYDDARIRALRDKGVI from the coding sequence ATGTCGCAAGCCACAGCGCCAAGACCACTGGACGGCATCACCGTCATCAGCATGGAGCACGCCATCGCGGCGCCCTTCTGCACCCGTCAGCTGGCCGATCTCGGCGCCCGGGTGATCAAGGTCGAGCGCCCCGGCGTGGGTGACTTCGCACGCAACTATGACGAGCGCGTCAACGGCCTGGCGTCACATTTCGTCTGGACCAACCGCTCTAAAGAAAGCCTGACGCTGGACCTGAAACAGGGAGACGCCACCGTCATTCTCGACCAGTTGCTGGCCGACGCCGACGTGCTGGTGCAGAACCTGGCGCCCGGCGCGGCCGCGCGGATGGGGCTCTCCTTTGATGCCCTGCACGAACGCTTCCCGCAACTGATCGTGTGCGATATTTCCGGCTATGGCGTGGGTGGTTCCTATCAGGACAAGAAAGCCTACGACCTGCTGATCCAGAGCGAGGCCGGTTTCCTGTCGGTCACCGGCACCCAGGACGATATGGCCAAGGCCGGCAACTCGATTGCCGACATCGCCGCCGGCATGTACGCCTACACCAGCATCCTCAGCGCCCTGCTGCTGCGCGGCAAGACCGGCAAAGGCTCCGCCATTGATGTATCAATGCTGGAAAGCCTGGTGGAGTGGATGAACTACCCGCTCTATTACGCCTTTGAAAACGCCTCACCGCCGCCGCGAACCGGCGCCGCGCACGCCACCATCTATCCCTACGGCCCGTTCGGCACCGGCGACGGCCAGACCGTCATGCTCGGCTTGCAGAACGAACGCGAATGGGCACTGTTCTGCGAAAAAGTACTGCAACAGGCGGCGCTGACCACCGATGACCGTTTCAGCAGCAATTCAAAGCGCGTCGCCAACCGGGAGGCCTTGCGGGCGCTCATCGACGAGACATTTTCCGGGCTGACGGCAGCGCAGGTGATCGCCCGTCTGGACGACGCACAGATCGCCAATGCCCACGTCAACGACATGCACGGCGTCTGGGCGCACCCGCAACTGCGCGAACGCCAGCGCTGGACCACCATCGGCAGCCCCGCCGGCGACATTCCCGCGCTGTTGCCGCCCGGCACCAGCAATGCCTGGACACCACGCATGGACCCCGTGCCGGGTCTGGGCGAGCACAACCAGCACATTCTCCGCGACCTGGGCTACGACGACGCCCGCATCCGCGCCCTGCGCGACAAGGGAGTGATCTGA
- a CDS encoding MmgE/PrpD family protein has product MTATQDLTAFLARLQYSDLPDAVIARTEDLFLDWLASVLAGRHEHPIPLFERYATRMGPADGRSKRINHGSFTTPYFAALVNGAASHVVEQDDLHNSSVLHPATVVFPAALAAAQDLGSSGQELILASVAGYEAGIRIGEFLGRSHYRIFHTTATVGTLAAAVAVGKLMQFNASGFTHLLGSAGTQAAGLWEFLRDAADSKQLHTAKAAADGLLAAYLTESGLTGAQNILEGPQGLAAGMSSDADAKWLNDGLGTRWALTETSFKFHASCRHTHPAADALLDLMQREHLTADDIETVTARVHQGAIDVLGRVDVPQSIHQAKFSMGAVLGLIAVYGSASLVEFRDHALTDPRVSAFRERVSMVLEPEVDNAYPQRWLGRVTVTTKDGRTLHGATDEPKGDPGNTLTRPELEDKFRRLVAFSDAGDAQQVDAWINAVWSLHTQADLRTLF; this is encoded by the coding sequence ATGACCGCCACCCAGGACCTGACCGCGTTTCTCGCCCGGCTGCAATACAGCGACCTGCCGGACGCTGTGATCGCCCGCACTGAAGACCTGTTCCTCGACTGGCTGGCCTCGGTGCTGGCCGGCCGGCACGAGCATCCGATCCCGCTGTTCGAACGCTATGCCACGCGCATGGGGCCGGCGGACGGCCGCAGCAAGCGCATCAACCACGGCAGCTTTACGACGCCGTATTTTGCTGCGCTGGTGAATGGCGCTGCCTCGCACGTGGTGGAACAGGATGACCTGCACAACAGCTCGGTCCTGCACCCGGCCACGGTCGTGTTTCCGGCGGCGCTGGCCGCCGCACAGGATCTCGGCAGCAGCGGCCAGGAGCTGATCCTGGCGTCGGTGGCTGGCTATGAAGCCGGCATCCGCATCGGTGAATTCCTGGGCCGCTCGCACTACCGCATTTTCCACACCACCGCGACGGTCGGCACCCTGGCCGCCGCCGTGGCCGTTGGCAAACTGATGCAGTTCAACGCCAGCGGTTTTACGCACCTGCTCGGCAGCGCCGGCACCCAGGCCGCCGGCCTGTGGGAATTCCTGCGTGATGCGGCAGACTCAAAACAACTGCACACCGCCAAGGCGGCCGCCGATGGCCTGCTCGCGGCCTATCTGACCGAAAGCGGCCTGACCGGTGCGCAGAATATTCTCGAAGGCCCGCAGGGGCTGGCCGCCGGCATGTCCAGCGACGCCGATGCAAAATGGCTCAACGATGGCCTGGGCACGCGCTGGGCGCTGACGGAAACCTCGTTCAAGTTCCACGCTTCCTGCCGCCATACCCACCCGGCAGCGGACGCGCTGCTGGACCTGATGCAGCGCGAACATCTCACTGCCGATGACATCGAGACCGTCACCGCCCGCGTGCACCAGGGCGCCATTGATGTACTCGGCCGCGTGGACGTGCCGCAAAGCATTCACCAGGCGAAATTTTCCATGGGCGCCGTGCTGGGTCTGATCGCCGTCTACGGCAGCGCCTCGCTGGTGGAATTCCGCGACCACGCGCTGACTGATCCGCGCGTATCCGCCTTCCGCGAGCGCGTCAGCATGGTGCTGGAGCCGGAAGTGGACAACGCCTATCCGCAACGCTGGCTTGGCCGCGTCACCGTGACGACAAAAGATGGCCGCACCCTGCACGGCGCCACCGACGAGCCAAAAGGCGATCCGGGCAACACGCTCACGCGTCCGGAACTGGAAGACAAGTTCCGCCGGCTGGTGGCGTTTTCCGACGCCGGTGATGCACAGCAGGTTGATGCCTGGATCAACGCCGTCTGGTCGTTGCACACGCAGGCCGACCTGCGCACTCTGTTCTGA
- a CDS encoding thioesterase family protein, translating to MDNNILYHQAGDTFVPTPLANGPWAGAVLHGSAVAGLFGHLAETQVAAHPAFMLNRLTLDFMRPVPNAPLRAETDTLRDGGRLKLWQLRLLAGDTLVTQALALAQHCDDVVLPDTAPRPPEPPAHRDTLPLSLMADWMRTRRPDVPHSLHSLLEMHLFSPWNLSGQGHCWLRLPAQVVANTPCSPLVHAIMIADMGNGAAHLDLKPGLGTINADITLSLYRYPTSAWLGMRACNLFQPHGTGIIHAELFDEQGGFGHVLQSVLANRKPRRAAPA from the coding sequence ATGGACAATAACATTCTCTACCACCAGGCCGGCGACACCTTTGTGCCCACCCCGCTGGCCAACGGCCCCTGGGCCGGCGCCGTGTTGCACGGCTCGGCCGTCGCCGGGCTGTTCGGCCATCTGGCCGAAACACAGGTGGCCGCGCACCCGGCATTCATGCTCAACCGCCTGACGCTGGATTTCATGCGCCCGGTGCCGAACGCGCCGCTGCGCGCGGAGACCGACACACTGCGCGACGGCGGCCGGCTGAAACTCTGGCAATTGCGTCTGTTGGCCGGTGACACGCTGGTGACGCAGGCACTGGCGCTGGCCCAGCACTGCGATGACGTGGTGCTGCCGGACACCGCCCCCAGGCCGCCAGAACCGCCTGCGCACCGCGACACCCTGCCCCTGAGCCTGATGGCGGACTGGATGCGCACACGGCGCCCGGACGTGCCGCACAGCCTTCACTCCCTGCTGGAAATGCACCTGTTTTCCCCCTGGAACCTGTCCGGCCAGGGGCATTGCTGGCTGCGCCTGCCGGCGCAGGTGGTCGCGAACACACCCTGTTCACCACTGGTCCACGCCATCATGATCGCCGACATGGGCAACGGCGCCGCACACCTGGACCTGAAGCCGGGGCTGGGCACCATCAATGCCGACATCACCCTGTCGCTGTATCGCTACCCCACCTCGGCATGGCTCGGCATGCGCGCCTGCAATCTGTTCCAGCCCCATGGCACCGGCATCATTCATGCCGAACTGTTCGACGAACAGGGCGGCTTCGGACACGTATTGCAAAGCGTGCTGGCGAACCGTAAACCCCGGCGCGCGGCACCGGCCTGA
- a CDS encoding LuxR C-terminal-related transcriptional regulator has translation MATPDTPAPGRFLRTGLVNLLAQSAEVPLTLLLAPAGAGKSTLLNQWQEHSGPAYVVRMNLYPPDDDPVRFLRRFAEKTRAAVPAFDTSWFMPFDVAELPPASIADALFDALQQVTAPLFIVFDDFQHIHSPETLSVIDALLAQPPDDVHLIIASRTPPGLNLSRLRLDDRLLEIGMDALRIQPEEVQRLSHCLGGEPLADDVLARLMTITEGWIAGVKIALVASQRSGMQTLQGFDASQPEIMEYFGHAVLSGLPEVARTLFMQSALLDTFNATLCDDVLQTDRAARLIEELASRELFLMPVSGQPGWYRYHTLLRDVLQARLAIEQPDCVAPIHRRATHFFVRAQNFPQATWHAYRCGDQALFIDCLENAFDYWLREGYASHILGWAEALPDELILRHDRLAAPLISTLTLSRRFFRARYYLDALKATPRSSASDDDDPARVRDFLELHLQLFQHDTDFMAGADLSLLMENAGQRDIRAFSLAMVAYHHLQHGRLESALAFAWQAREVLLRLGHHYTAGYAGLIIALANQQLGHIGEAVAFIVEHFHTTARDSPVWSLWATGMVVVLYDQNRLDEARQVCEDLLPMVSSASATEMISTVYLTLSRLQHLEGRQQASGRMLEKLLGILQLGNYERFVSMTVLEMVRQALTGGQWQRLDAVAERFALADWAHDNLAGPLPPYSQSWERTGLAAVYWLVAGGRSQDAIALLQRLLAVVKKAGIRTRASIIDANLLVLTAKHLPPPEQARGVEALITRYGLMNINRSVFDEAPGLSPLMNRLWADGTLALPEGYTQLFPAVFTATPAQPPLDADPDAVLTPKELEIFTLLQNGLSNAQISERTGVSITTTKWHLKNIYSKLGITRRTDVLLRTPPR, from the coding sequence ATGGCTACCCCTGACACGCCTGCGCCAGGCCGGTTTCTGCGCACCGGCCTGGTCAACCTGCTGGCACAGAGTGCCGAGGTCCCCCTGACGCTGCTGCTGGCACCGGCAGGCGCCGGCAAGTCGACCCTGCTCAATCAATGGCAGGAGCACAGCGGCCCCGCGTACGTGGTGCGCATGAACCTGTACCCGCCCGACGACGACCCGGTGCGCTTTCTGCGCCGCTTCGCCGAAAAGACCCGCGCCGCCGTGCCGGCGTTCGATACGTCCTGGTTCATGCCGTTCGATGTCGCCGAACTGCCGCCGGCCTCCATCGCCGACGCACTGTTTGATGCCCTGCAGCAGGTCACCGCGCCGCTGTTCATCGTGTTCGATGACTTCCAGCACATCCACAGCCCGGAAACCCTCAGCGTGATCGACGCGTTGCTGGCGCAACCGCCGGATGACGTGCACCTGATCATCGCCAGCCGTACTCCGCCGGGGCTGAACCTGAGCCGTCTGCGGCTCGACGACCGGCTACTGGAGATCGGCATGGACGCGCTGCGCATCCAGCCCGAGGAGGTGCAGCGGCTGAGCCACTGCCTCGGCGGCGAACCGCTGGCCGACGACGTGCTTGCACGGCTGATGACGATCACCGAAGGCTGGATCGCCGGCGTCAAGATCGCGCTCGTCGCCTCGCAGCGCAGCGGCATGCAGACCTTGCAGGGCTTCGACGCCAGCCAGCCGGAAATCATGGAATATTTTGGCCACGCGGTGCTCAGCGGCCTGCCGGAAGTCGCCCGTACCCTGTTCATGCAGAGCGCATTGCTGGACACCTTCAACGCCACCTTGTGCGACGACGTCCTGCAGACCGACCGTGCCGCCAGGCTGATCGAGGAACTGGCTTCGCGCGAACTGTTTCTGATGCCGGTGTCCGGCCAGCCGGGCTGGTACCGCTATCACACCCTGCTGCGCGACGTGCTGCAGGCACGGCTGGCCATCGAGCAGCCCGACTGCGTGGCGCCGATCCATCGCCGTGCCACGCACTTTTTTGTGCGCGCACAGAATTTCCCCCAGGCCACCTGGCACGCCTACCGCTGCGGCGACCAGGCGCTGTTCATCGACTGCCTGGAAAACGCCTTCGATTACTGGCTGCGCGAAGGCTACGCCAGCCACATTCTCGGCTGGGCGGAGGCGCTGCCGGATGAACTGATCCTGCGTCACGACAGGCTGGCGGCGCCGCTGATCAGCACGCTGACGCTGTCGCGCCGTTTTTTCCGTGCGCGCTATTACCTGGATGCGCTGAAAGCCACGCCCCGGTCCTCCGCCAGCGATGACGACGACCCTGCCCGCGTGCGCGATTTTCTCGAACTGCACCTGCAGCTGTTCCAGCACGACACCGATTTCATGGCCGGCGCCGACCTGTCGCTGCTGATGGAAAATGCCGGCCAGCGGGATATTCGCGCTTTTTCCCTGGCCATGGTCGCCTACCATCATCTGCAACACGGCCGCCTGGAATCCGCGCTGGCGTTTGCCTGGCAGGCGCGTGAAGTCCTGTTGCGGCTCGGCCACCATTACACCGCCGGCTATGCCGGGCTGATCATTGCGCTGGCCAACCAGCAACTGGGACACATCGGCGAGGCGGTGGCGTTTATCGTCGAACATTTCCACACGACAGCCCGCGACAGCCCCGTATGGTCGCTGTGGGCCACCGGCATGGTGGTGGTGCTGTACGATCAGAATCGCCTGGACGAAGCACGCCAGGTCTGTGAAGACCTGTTGCCGATGGTGTCCTCGGCCTCGGCCACGGAAATGATCTCCACCGTCTACCTGACCCTGTCGCGGCTGCAACATCTGGAAGGCCGTCAGCAGGCGTCCGGGCGCATGCTGGAAAAGCTGCTCGGTATTCTGCAGCTCGGCAACTATGAACGCTTTGTCAGCATGACGGTGCTGGAAATGGTGCGGCAGGCCCTCACCGGCGGCCAGTGGCAACGTCTCGATGCCGTGGCGGAACGCTTCGCGCTGGCCGACTGGGCACACGACAACCTGGCCGGGCCGCTGCCGCCCTACAGCCAGAGCTGGGAGCGCACCGGGCTGGCCGCCGTCTACTGGCTGGTTGCCGGGGGCCGCAGCCAGGACGCCATCGCCCTGCTGCAGCGTCTGCTGGCAGTGGTCAAAAAAGCCGGCATCCGCACCCGCGCCTCCATCATCGACGCCAACCTGCTGGTACTGACAGCAAAGCACCTGCCGCCGCCGGAGCAGGCGCGCGGCGTGGAAGCGCTGATCACCCGCTATGGCCTGATGAACATCAACCGCTCCGTGTTTGACGAAGCACCGGGGCTCTCGCCGCTGATGAACCGGTTGTGGGCAGACGGCACCCTGGCGTTACCGGAGGGCTACACGCAACTGTTCCCGGCGGTGTTCACCGCCACCCCCGCGCAGCCGCCGCTGGACGCCGATCCGGACGCCGTGCTGACCCCGAAAGAACTGGAAATCTTCACGCTGTTGCAGAACGGCCTGAGCAACGCGCAGATCAGCGAACGCACCGGCGTCTCCATCACCACCACAAAATGGCATCTGAAAAACATCTACAGCAAGCTCGGCATCACCCGCCGCACCGACGTATTGCTGCGCACACCACCGCGCTGA
- a CDS encoding HpcH/HpaI aldolase/citrate lyase family protein, with the protein MAHIEVLNRVPPLRSALFVPASRPERIPRALASGADCVIVDLEDAVATDDKNSARDALAAFLRQHPDSGIAVRVNGCDTPWFSDDLALCRAYPGIRAVVLPKTESARQVTQARTAGLPVWPLIESAAGLLALAEIVRADGVERLSYGGLDLGVDLGLTPGTDGAARMLDAVRYQLLVHARAAGLPAPLETVCTEFNDAATVRRVARLARDSGFAGMLCIHPKQIAPAHDGFGYDAADVAWARRVLDMAAEHHGAAFQLDGRMVDAPVILRAQRIVANTD; encoded by the coding sequence ATGGCCCACATCGAGGTTCTCAACCGCGTTCCCCCGCTGCGCTCAGCACTGTTCGTCCCCGCCAGCCGCCCGGAACGGATTCCGCGTGCGCTGGCCAGCGGTGCAGACTGCGTGATCGTGGACCTGGAAGATGCCGTCGCCACGGACGACAAAAACAGCGCCCGCGATGCACTGGCCGCCTTTCTGCGCCAGCACCCGGACAGCGGCATCGCCGTGCGCGTCAATGGCTGCGACACGCCCTGGTTCAGCGACGACCTGGCACTGTGCCGTGCATACCCGGGCATCCGCGCCGTGGTCCTGCCGAAAACCGAATCCGCCCGCCAGGTGACGCAGGCACGCACCGCCGGCCTGCCCGTCTGGCCCCTGATCGAAAGCGCCGCCGGCCTGCTCGCGCTGGCAGAGATCGTCCGCGCCGACGGCGTGGAACGGCTCAGCTACGGCGGCCTGGACCTGGGGGTGGACCTGGGCCTGACGCCGGGCACGGATGGCGCCGCCCGCATGCTCGACGCGGTGCGCTACCAGCTGCTGGTGCATGCCCGTGCCGCCGGCCTGCCAGCGCCACTGGAGACCGTCTGCACCGAATTCAACGACGCCGCCACCGTGCGCCGCGTGGCGCGGCTGGCCCGCGACTCCGGCTTTGCCGGCATGCTCTGCATTCATCCAAAGCAGATCGCACCGGCCCATGACGGCTTTGGTTATGACGCAGCGGATGTGGCCTGGGCACGCCGCGTGCTGGACATGGCTGCCGAACACCACGGCGCCGCCTTCCAGCTCGACGGCCGCATGGTCGACGCGCCGGTGATTCTGCGCGCACAGCGCATCGTCGCCAACACCGACTGA
- a CDS encoding FAS1-like dehydratase domain-containing protein, whose product MSAPLDQWLGREEHCDDNLDIALVTRLAATFDRPAPAGGEPLPWLWHWAFFQTPAPASEIGIDGHPARGGFLPPADDRHRMWAGSRVDFLAPLRIGQRARRRTRIQAIEEKHGRTGSLLFVTLMHEYTQAGTLCLREEQDIVYRAPSAPRAGEPTPLPACDWYDEITPDPVLLFRYSAVTFNGHRIHYDQPYTTGEEGYPGLVVHGPLLATLMMQAFNRAHPNTTPTHMRFRGLRPMIAPAPFRAGGRITAPGEAEIFIDNEHGPAQHGVLRFTE is encoded by the coding sequence ATGTCTGCCCCACTGGATCAATGGCTTGGCCGCGAGGAACACTGCGACGACAACCTGGATATCGCCCTGGTCACGCGGCTGGCCGCGACCTTTGACCGGCCCGCGCCGGCCGGTGGCGAGCCCTTGCCCTGGCTGTGGCACTGGGCGTTCTTCCAGACCCCGGCGCCCGCCAGCGAGATCGGCATCGATGGCCATCCGGCGCGGGGCGGCTTCCTGCCGCCGGCAGACGACCGTCATCGCATGTGGGCCGGCAGCCGGGTGGATTTCCTGGCGCCGCTGCGCATCGGCCAGCGCGCACGGCGCCGCACCCGCATCCAGGCGATTGAAGAAAAGCATGGGCGCACCGGCTCGCTGCTGTTTGTCACACTGATGCACGAATACACCCAGGCCGGCACGCTGTGCCTGCGCGAGGAACAGGACATCGTCTACCGTGCCCCGTCCGCGCCCCGTGCCGGTGAACCGACGCCGCTTCCGGCCTGCGACTGGTACGACGAGATCACCCCCGATCCGGTGCTGCTGTTCCGCTATTCCGCAGTGACCTTCAACGGTCACCGCATTCATTACGACCAGCCCTACACCACCGGCGAGGAAGGCTACCCCGGCCTGGTGGTACACGGCCCGCTGCTGGCCACGCTGATGATGCAGGCGTTCAACCGCGCCCACCCGAACACTACCCCGACTCACATGCGCTTCCGTGGCCTGCGCCCGATGATCGCCCCGGCACCCTTCCGTGCCGGGGGCCGCATCACAGCGCCCGGCGAAGCGGAGATCTTTATCGATAACGAGCACGGCCCGGCCCAGCACGGCGTGCTGCGTTTTACTGAATAA